TGGAGATGGTGTCCACCTCCTCGGTCTGCATCCGGTAGGTGCCCGCCGGGACGGTGCTCCTGACGTAACCGAGCCCTAGCGCCTCGAGCTCTTCGGCCCTCTCTGGGTTCATGCCGATGATGCGCACGGGCCGGGTGGCGTCGATTTCGGAGATGATGGGCGACCCCGGCGAGCCCAGAAAGGAGGCCGCGTCGAGAATGCCGTCGCGGAGCATGGTCGCCATGTCCGAATAGCCGCCAAAGGAGATGCGCCCGCCGCCCTGACGGATAGCGTCGTAGTCGAGGCCGTAGGAGTCGAGGACGATGCGGGTCATCAGCTCGCCGCTGAAGTTTTGTTCGCCCGGCGCGAAGTGACGACCCGGCAGGTCGCCGATGCTCTCGATCGGGCTGCCCTCCATCACCACCACGTAGTACAAGGAGGGATAGAGGGCCATGACGACGCCGACGTTGTCGTAGGGCGCCTCGAAGGGCTCTCTGCCTTCACCGGCGGCGAGAAAGTCGTGCATGAAGGTAAAGCCGATCTGGCCGTCCTGGTGGTCTTGAACGGTGTGGAGGTTGCCGAGGCCCGAGCCTTCGACGACGGAGACGTTGAGCCCTGAAAACTCCTCCATCCAGATGTCGGCCAAAACGGTCGCCACCGGATACCAGGTCGAACCCGTCGGGCCGCTCGCGGTGACGAGAAAGCGCGGCAGGTCCGCGTCCTCCCTGGTGGTTTGGGCCGAGCCGAAGAGGCCCAACGCCAGAACGAAGACGGTAAAGACGATCCTGCTCATGATTTCCCCTTTCATATCAGAACACCTTGGAGACGGCAGTTGCGATAAAGCTTGGTGCTCGCCCGGTAGATGCCTCTGACGTACGACCGTTCGGTTGGTTCGAGCGAAAGCTTATCACCGCCTCTTTGTTCTGTCAACAGCGCCCTGTCAACAGCGCCCTGTCAACGGAGTAGGCGGATGGTGGAAGCCGAGTCGAGGGCAGCGCAGCTCCTCCAGGTCGCCAGAAGCGCTTTTTGCTATTTCTCCTGGCTTATGAGCACCCGGCGCAAAATCTTGCCCGCGGGAGACCTGGGAATCGCCGCGACGAACTCGAGCTTGCGCAGTTTTTTGTAGGGCGCGACCCGCTCCGCGACGAAGCTCATGATGGCGTCCTCGCCGACCTCTTTCCCTTCAGGCTCTTTTCTTACCACAAACGCCTTGGGAACCTCGCCCGCCTCCTCGTCAAGAAGGCCGATCACCGCCGCGTCGCTCACCGCCGGGTGCGTGAGCAGCACAGCCTCGAGTTCGGCCGGGGCGATCTGGAAGCCCTTGTACTTGATCAGTTCCTTGACCCGGTCGATCACCGCGAAATAGCCCTTGGCGTCCACGGTGGCGATATCGCCGGTGTGGAGCCAGCCCTGTTCGT
This genomic window from Deinococcota bacterium contains:
- a CDS encoding TAXI family TRAP transporter solute-binding subunit, encoding MSRIVFTVFVLALGLFGSAQTTREDADLPRFLVTASGPTGSTWYPVATVLADIWMEEFSGLNVSVVEGSGLGNLHTVQDHQDGQIGFTFMHDFLAAGEGREPFEAPYDNVGVVMALYPSLYYVVVMEGSPIESIGDLPGRHFAPGEQNFSGELMTRIVLDSYGLDYDAIRQGGGRISFGGYSDMATMLRDGILDAASFLGSPGSPIISEIDATRPVRIIGMNPERAEELEALGLGYVRSTVPAGTYRMQTEEVDTISIYSIVFASRQLSEDAVYNLTRAVWENVERLQENQPARAHWLTPEFALAGTRPEDLHPGALRYYREIGLLN